In one Lysobacter alkalisoli genomic region, the following are encoded:
- a CDS encoding beta propeller repeat protein, translating to MAQIDRLTEQGAANTTLIKWGLSAAQPSGFNVTWYCTRMAIQKVPRGSGIELIYMGPDGHMGYGTASGDSESPIWPAGDGPDVHGVLRDLRTIGEGVYAVGMGRQVYRRNLAGAWERKDAGVLQDRELMEVVGFNAIHGIDEAELYAVGYAGEVWRCDAGRWEQLDSPTDVILNAVHVLPDSRVVVAGKSGFLMIGSRSAWEVVETGLDAQIWDIQYFNDGIYLATSDALYRLDANHVPQQVDMRLAGPVTCGQLDAGDGILLSTGRKHQCWSDDGSTWHDLA from the coding sequence ATGGCCCAGATCGACCGGTTGACGGAGCAGGGAGCGGCGAACACCACCCTGATCAAGTGGGGTCTCTCGGCGGCGCAGCCGTCGGGGTTCAACGTGACTTGGTACTGCACCCGCATGGCGATCCAGAAGGTTCCGCGCGGCAGCGGCATCGAACTGATCTACATGGGGCCGGATGGACACATGGGCTATGGCACCGCCAGCGGCGACAGCGAGTCGCCGATCTGGCCCGCCGGTGATGGGCCCGATGTCCATGGTGTGCTGCGCGACCTGCGGACCATTGGCGAAGGCGTCTATGCCGTGGGCATGGGGCGGCAGGTCTACCGACGCAACCTGGCGGGCGCCTGGGAGCGGAAGGATGCAGGAGTGCTGCAGGACCGCGAGCTTATGGAGGTCGTCGGCTTCAATGCGATCCATGGCATCGACGAAGCGGAACTGTATGCCGTGGGCTATGCCGGCGAGGTGTGGCGTTGCGACGCGGGACGCTGGGAGCAACTGGACAGTCCCACCGACGTGATCCTCAATGCGGTGCACGTACTTCCCGACAGCCGGGTGGTGGTGGCGGGCAAGAGCGGCTTCCTGATGATCGGCTCGCGAAGCGCCTGGGAGGTCGTCGAGACCGGCCTGGATGCCCAGATATGGGATATCCAGTACTTCAACGACGGGATCTACCTGGCCACCAGTGATGCGCTCTATCGGCTCGACGCGAATCATGTGCCGCAGCAGGTGGACATGCGTCTCGCAGGGCCGGTGACCTGCGGTCAATTGGATGCCGGCGACGGCATCCTCCTGTCGACTGGACGCAAGCACCAGTGCTGGAGCGATGATGGGAGCACCTGGCATGATCTCGCATGA